The genomic stretch CAAAAGAACTTCACAAAAAAGACGAGGCGTCCCAATTGGGACGCCTCGTCTTTTTTATTCTTTAATCAACATTATCAGTTATCATCGCTTGTCCGCATGGTGCTCATGACATTGCGCAACTCCCCAGCCAATCGGGCCAGATCAGTTACGGCCAAGGCTGATTCATGCATGGCACGCGAAGTCTCATCGGCAACCACATTGATCTCCCCAGCGGAACGAGCAATCTCGTCACTGGCGGCCGACTGCTCTTCTGCGGCCGTGGCAATGGACTGCACGTTTTCCCATGTCTGACCAGACAAGTTGACGATGGAATCAAGTGCCTGCCCAGCCCGTCGGGTTGTCTCCACGGTCTCTTCGATGACGACCACGGTCTGACGGGTGGAGTCCAGATTGGACTCGGCACTCTTTTGGATTGCGCTGATGTTTTCCTCGACGTTCTTGGTGGCGTCCATGGTCTTTTCAGCCAGTTTGCGCACCTCGTCGGCAACAACGGCAAACCCGCGTCCGGCTTCTCCGGCACGCGCCGCCTCAATGGCAGCATTGAGCGCCAACAGGTTGGTTTGGTCCGCGATATCGGAGATGACAGCCATGATATCGCCAATGGAGTCAGCCTGCCGTTCAAGGGAATTCATATCGGTATTGAGTTGGGTCGCCTGCTTTTCCAGTGAGGAAATGCCAGCGATGACTTCCGTGACAATCGATGCACCCGACTCGGCTTCGGAGCGGGCCTGATCGGATATCTCCGCGGCAGCGGCAGCATTACGAGCAACTTCAAGCACCGTGGCATTCATCTGCTCCACACTGACGGCAACACCGGCGGTGAGGCGACGGGATTCTTCGGATGCCTTGCTGGACTGATCCACCTGAGCGGAAATCTCTTCGGATGCGGAGGCCAACTGATCAGAAATGGAATCCGCCTTGTCAGCAGTCTGCCTGATCAATTCGTTCTGCTCTTTCAGCTCGGCTTCCTTTTCCTTGAGCATGGTCATATCGAGGTAGAGACAGAAGCCACCGATACAATCGCCGTGGCTGTTCTTCAGGGCGTACACGTTGGCAAGCACATGGCGAGTGCCGCCCTTGTGTCCCTGAATGGCCACTTCGAGATTGCGGAAGACCTGCCCCTGGTTCATGGCCTTGCCGACCGCAGTTTCACGGCCTGGATCATTATAGAAAATTTCGGCCAGCGTCCGGCCTAACTGGCTCTCAACAGAGCCATCGGCCTCAACCATATCGAGACAGGCCTGATTGGTATAAAGGGTGCGCTCATCAGGATCGACCAGCAGGAACGGCATGGGCAGCCCCTTGATGATGCCTTCGCTCAGCCCCTTGAATCGAGACAGACTCGCAGCCAGTTCACTGACGGCTTCGGCAAGCTGTCCCTCGCCAAGCTGATCGGCGGGTTTGACAGCCTCATCAAGCGCAACTCGCTGCAACAGATCGGCAATACGGGCTTCGTGGGCACTGAACGCTTTACGCAACACAAAAAAGACGATCGAAGTGATCGCCATGAGGCACAGACCGGCAGTCCAGACAACGACGGGCGGCACAGCCCAGAAGAAGTGCCCGACCAGACAACCTACGACAAGGCTTGCCACAAGAATGACAAACCCTGACAGCAGATGGGCATCTATTTTGGATAGGTTCATAGCAACCTCTACAATACGGTTAAAAAACCGCCTATAGAGGTATAGACAGATATCGTCAATGATTCTTTGGTATAATCGCGGTAACTAATACAAGTAATCGGGGCGCAAGACAGCTGGAGATGCCTATTGTGCTTCGACTTTCTTCTTCAGCAGCGGCTTTTTGATGCCGTATTTCTCCAATACGGCCTTCATGTTTGCAGTGGAAGAAGGCGTGCCGTGGTGGTGTACTACCACCCTGTACCACGTGCTGCCCTTGGCTGATCCGGACTCAATTGCGGATCGTAAACCATCCTTGACGAGTTTGGCAGACAAGGTCTCGGCCATTTCCGGCTTACGAAATGACGCCACCTGATACACGTAGCTGTATACTTTTTCACCGGTCGCCGGTTGCTTCACTTCAGCAGGCTTGGGCGGAGAGGTGTTTTCAGGCTTTTCAACTTTGGGCTCAGGCTTGGAAGCAACCTTTTTCGGTTCAGCCTTTTGAGGCTCGGCAGCCTTCGGCTTTTGTACTTCCATGACCTTTCCGGGTTCTTCCTTGAGCCGGTCAGGATATTCCAGCTCTTCCAACTTGAGAATTTCCGGCTTGTCCGAACCTTCAGCTATTTCGCCGTGCTGCTTGGACGGCATGATTTCCTGCAATTGCGGCACATCGGCTTCCGGACGATAGCCCCGGCCGATGAGTATCCCCATCACGAAAAAGAATGTAAGGGCCAACACTCCCGCTCCCACGGCACTGATCATGCCGGGGAGCGTGAGAGAAAAGTCGTAAGTCTTGTTAGTCGCTTTCAACTTCGGGATCTTGACTTTGGGACCATCTTTGTCAGCCATACTATTATCTTCCCTGATATTTCAGCTACATGGATTCAGGAGCACTCACACCGAGCAGCCCCAATCCATTGGCGACAACACCGGCCACACAGCCGAGCAGCATGAGTCGAGCAGCGGCGATATCTGCCTCTGCGGAGAGTACATGACAATTGGTATAGTATCTGTGGAGCGTTGATGCAAGCTCCTGCAAATACATGCTGATCAGATGCGGAGACTGTGCACGGGCCGCGGCTTCCACATAATCAGGATACTGATCGAGAAGCTTGAGCAGTTGCATATCATACTCTGTATCCAACAAGGCGAGTGATGCCGGAGAGATAGTAGCCGCTTCAACGCCAGCTTCATCCGCTTTTTTCTTGAGCGAACAGATACGGGCGTGGGCGTACTGCACATAGTACACCGGGTTGTCCATGGACTTCTGCTTCACCAATTCCAGGTCGAAATCGAGCTTGGAATCGGACTTGCGGGAAAGGAACATGAACCGGGAGGCATCGGCCCCGACTTCGTCCACAACGTCCTTGAGGGTCTCGAACTGACCGGCACGGGTGGACATGGCAATGGGCTCGCCATCACGCAGCAGGTTGACGAGGTTGACCAGAATGACGTGCAGGCCGTCCTTTTTGCCAAGGGCTTCACAGGCAGCCATCATGCGGGGAATATAACCGTGATGGTCGGCACCCCAGATGTCGACCACGAGATCGAATCCACGCTTGAACTTGTTGTCGTGGTAGGCGATGTCAGAAGCGAAATAGGTGGTATCGCCATTTGATTTGCGCAGGACACGGTCCTTGTCGTCGCCCAACTCGGTGGACTTGAACCAGTACGCGCCGTCTGCCTCGTATCCCATGCCGGAAGCGGTCAGGTCGGCAAAGGTTTCATCGACCTTGCCGTCGGTGACCAGCGACTTTTCCGAGAACCAGACATCGTGGCGAACACCGAAGGCAGCCAAATCTTCCTTGATGCCCTCAAGGATGACGTCCTTGCCGTAATCCTTGCACAGCTCGGTGGCCTCGGCTTCGTCAAGCTCCAACAGGTCGGGCTGGCGCTTGAGCATTTCCGCGGCGATATCCTTGATGTATTCACCCTTGTAGAAATCTTCCGGCTCTGCCACATCCTGTCCGCCCAACTGCTTGGCGCGGTAGAGGATGGAACCGCCGAGGATGAGCATCTGGCGTCCGGCATCGTTAATGTAATATTCCGCCTCGACGTCGTATCCGGCTTTTTCCAGAATACGGGTCAGGGAATCACCAAGAGCAGCACCGCGTCCGTGGCCGATATGCAGCGGGCCGGTCGGGTTGGCAGAGACATACTCCACCTGAATACGGGTGCCGTTACCCATGGTTGAGTTACCGTAGGATTCTCCGGCCTCTTTGATGACACCCACAGTCTCGTGCCAGAAGGCCTGACTGAAGGTGAAGTTGAGGAAACCGGGTCCGGCGATATCGATTTTTTCGATGTGTGCATCCCCTTCAAGGGCTGCGGCAATATCTTCGGCAATGGCACGCGGGGCCTTTTTCGCCTGCTTGGCAAGCATCATGGCCACGTTGACGGACATGTCGCCGAATTGTTTATCTTTGGGCGGTTCGATCACAGCCTTTTCAGGCCATTCCCAGCCCTTGTCGGCCAGAACCGCTTTCAATGCGTTTTCAAGATGTATTTTCGCTCTCATGCGTTGGTATCTCCTTACTCAAAACTCGTCCTGCGGGCACTAGCACGTTTGCCCCGGCAATCCAAGCAGTGAAAAATGTGTCATCCGGCTCCGGGCCTGCCTTCCCGACTATTGGGACCGGCAGAAACCTCACCGTTTCATGTACCTGAAATCAGCGCTGAACTCCATCCACAAGCGCCTGGAACACGTCC from Pseudodesulfovibrio profundus encodes the following:
- the argS gene encoding arginine--tRNA ligase, translating into MRAKIHLENALKAVLADKGWEWPEKAVIEPPKDKQFGDMSVNVAMMLAKQAKKAPRAIAEDIAAALEGDAHIEKIDIAGPGFLNFTFSQAFWHETVGVIKEAGESYGNSTMGNGTRIQVEYVSANPTGPLHIGHGRGAALGDSLTRILEKAGYDVEAEYYINDAGRQMLILGGSILYRAKQLGGQDVAEPEDFYKGEYIKDIAAEMLKRQPDLLELDEAEATELCKDYGKDVILEGIKEDLAAFGVRHDVWFSEKSLVTDGKVDETFADLTASGMGYEADGAYWFKSTELGDDKDRVLRKSNGDTTYFASDIAYHDNKFKRGFDLVVDIWGADHHGYIPRMMAACEALGKKDGLHVILVNLVNLLRDGEPIAMSTRAGQFETLKDVVDEVGADASRFMFLSRKSDSKLDFDLELVKQKSMDNPVYYVQYAHARICSLKKKADEAGVEAATISPASLALLDTEYDMQLLKLLDQYPDYVEAAARAQSPHLISMYLQELASTLHRYYTNCHVLSAEADIAAARLMLLGCVAGVVANGLGLLGVSAPESM
- a CDS encoding SPOR domain-containing protein encodes the protein MADKDGPKVKIPKLKATNKTYDFSLTLPGMISAVGAGVLALTFFFVMGILIGRGYRPEADVPQLQEIMPSKQHGEIAEGSDKPEILKLEELEYPDRLKEEPGKVMEVQKPKAAEPQKAEPKKVASKPEPKVEKPENTSPPKPAEVKQPATGEKVYSYVYQVASFRKPEMAETLSAKLVKDGLRSAIESGSAKGSTWYRVVVHHHGTPSSTANMKAVLEKYGIKKPLLKKKVEAQ
- a CDS encoding methyl-accepting chemotaxis protein, producing the protein MNLSKIDAHLLSGFVILVASLVVGCLVGHFFWAVPPVVVWTAGLCLMAITSIVFFVLRKAFSAHEARIADLLQRVALDEAVKPADQLGEGQLAEAVSELAASLSRFKGLSEGIIKGLPMPFLLVDPDERTLYTNQACLDMVEADGSVESQLGRTLAEIFYNDPGRETAVGKAMNQGQVFRNLEVAIQGHKGGTRHVLANVYALKNSHGDCIGGFCLYLDMTMLKEKEAELKEQNELIRQTADKADSISDQLASASEEISAQVDQSSKASEESRRLTAGVAVSVEQMNATVLEVARNAAAAAEISDQARSEAESGASIVTEVIAGISSLEKQATQLNTDMNSLERQADSIGDIMAVISDIADQTNLLALNAAIEAARAGEAGRGFAVVADEVRKLAEKTMDATKNVEENISAIQKSAESNLDSTRQTVVVIEETVETTRRAGQALDSIVNLSGQTWENVQSIATAAEEQSAASDEIARSAGEINVVADETSRAMHESALAVTDLARLAGELRNVMSTMRTSDDN